A section of the Thermodesulfobacteriota bacterium genome encodes:
- the amrB gene encoding AmmeMemoRadiSam system protein B produces the protein MGYIREPSVSGSFYPDNPSTLKKTIERYLENARIEKIEGDVVGIVSPHAGYMYSGQVAAYGFKAILGKRYDTVVIIAPSHRLYFQKIAIMDRGGYRTPFGVVSVDEELAEKILSSNMRVFESNYEAHLGEHSLEVQIPFLQVVLKEFKIVPMIMGAQRREIWTEAKDSIFSALKGETKKVLFLASTDLSHYYPYEKALMLDKIVVRHIESFDVEGIQKDFESETYEACGGGPMITVMLLSQMFGATKGLVLKYANSGDVSGDKSAVVGYLSAVFVR, from the coding sequence ATACATAAGAGAACCGAGCGTAAGCGGATCTTTTTACCCCGATAATCCTTCAACTCTCAAAAAAACAATAGAGAGATATTTGGAAAACGCAAGGATCGAAAAGATTGAAGGCGATGTTGTGGGAATTGTCTCGCCCCATGCGGGTTATATGTATTCTGGCCAGGTTGCCGCTTATGGATTTAAAGCAATTTTGGGAAAGAGATACGATACTGTGGTTATTATTGCCCCGAGCCACAGACTCTATTTTCAAAAAATCGCAATTATGGACAGAGGAGGTTACCGTACTCCTTTTGGGGTAGTTTCCGTGGATGAGGAACTTGCGGAGAAGATCCTCTCATCGAATATGCGAGTTTTCGAATCGAACTATGAGGCCCACCTTGGAGAACACTCGCTGGAAGTGCAGATCCCATTTTTGCAAGTTGTGCTAAAGGAGTTTAAAATTGTCCCCATGATTATGGGAGCTCAGAGAAGAGAGATCTGGACAGAGGCGAAAGACTCAATCTTTTCGGCGCTAAAAGGGGAAACGAAAAAGGTGCTTTTTCTTGCGAGTACAGACCTTTCTCACTACTATCCGTACGAAAAGGCCCTCATGCTCGATAAGATCGTTGTGAGACACATTGAATCATTTGATGTGGAAGGGATTCAGAAAGATTTTGAGAGTGAGACCTACGAGGCGTGTGGAGGTGGACCCATGATCACAGTGATGCTCCTTTCCCAAATGTTCGGAGCGACTAAAGGTTTGGTTCTAAAATACGCGAATTCGGGAGATGTTTCAGGTGACAAAAGCGCGGTTGTTGGTTATTTGTCCGCTGTTTTTGTGAGGTAG